The proteins below come from a single Necator americanus strain Aroian chromosome V, whole genome shotgun sequence genomic window:
- a CDS encoding hypothetical protein (NECATOR_CHRV.G20761.T1), with amino-acid sequence MASARIFTVLLCLCCVTLHTSRAQTSPPTNNICPNNTGMMNDEARNLILQTHNQRRTTAARGEVKNGKKTTRLPRAANMMEMKYDCNLETSAQTYANTCTLTASPEGQRAAQGENIATVTGSVAPVEAVRQAENGWWNQISINGMNEKMLFTQYLSTKSRAPIAFTQMVWALSYRLGCGVATCATSTFVVCRYGERGNIINQNVYTTGAPCSNCPSGCTTGGVLCTSPTVV; translated from the exons ctaTGCCTGTGCTGTGTTACTCTGCACACTTCAAGAGCACAAACATCGCCACCGACAA ATAATATCTGTCCTAACAATACTGGTATGATGAATGATGAAGCCAGGAATCTTATCTTGCAGACCCACAACCAAAGAAG AACAACTGCAGCACGAGGGGAAGTTAAGAATGGGAAGAAAACCACAAGACTGCCAAGAGCGGCGAATATGATGGAAATG AAATACGATTGTAATTTGGAAACAAGCGCTCAAACGTACGCCAATACGTGTACGCTGACTGCTTCCCCAGAAGGTCAACGTGCAGCACAAGGTGAAAATATTGCAACAGTTACCGGTAGTGTTGCTCCTGTTGAAGCGGTACGCCAG GCTGAAAATGGATGGTGGAACCAGATTTCTATCAACGGTATGAACGAGAAGATGTTGTTCACTCAGTATCTTAGTACCAAGTCAAGAGCACCCATAGCGTTCACTCAG ATGGTATGGGCATTATCGTACAGGCTAGGATGCGGTGTTGCGACCTGTGCGACATCAACTTTCGTTGTTTGTCGTTATGGTGAAAG AGGTAACATCATAAACCAAAACGTCTATACAACAGGCGCCCCGTGTTCCAATTGCCCTTCTGGATGTACGACGGGAGGAGTACTATGTACGAGTCCAACTGTCGTATAA
- a CDS encoding hypothetical protein (NECATOR_CHRV.G20762.T2), with amino-acid sequence MASLVSAAARNAFARALPAVRTITTVGTASGEPCQIRDEYVLPSNFDYRVWFPMHMFVQLKKMEGKLRSVDLIVEVHDARIPVSGRNSTFMKQFCSIRPHVLVMNKMDLINMGKYKQPIEDYYRHEHGITNIIWTDCKRRHSRALLNVQKAVLDILTHEPRFNRTVKPEFQIMVVGIPNVGKSSLINTWRSHNMGTKKSAVLEVRVQNRVRVMDKPPVYVLDTPGVLSPSTRNTDEVMKLALCNLILESATNPRYVADYLLYWLNRTGDYSYIKHLEISGEPTDDIDRLLLRICVAKDFRTRCLTGTTYEDRWDFDRAIAMFIKLFRKGTLCVNWSLIPYELKNCSSYISLPTI; translated from the exons ATGGCCTCCTTAGTCAGCGCGGCGGCTAGGAACGCCTTTGCTAGGGCTTTACCAGCTGTGAGGACCATTACCACGGTTGGAACAGCTTCAG GTGAACCGTGCCAAATTCGTGACGAATATGTTTTGCCATCGAATTTTGACTATAGAGTATGGTTTCCTATGCATATGTTCgtacaattgaaaaaaatggaaggcAAATTACGGTCCGTTGACCTTATTGTTGAG GTTCACGATGCAAGAATTCCAGTGAGCGGGCGGAACTCTACCTTCATGAAGCAATTTTGCTCCATCCGCCCACATGTGTTAGTGATGAATAAGATGGATCTGATCAATATGGGGAAGTACAA ACAACCTATAGAGGATTATTATCGTCATGAACACGGTATTACTAATATTATCTGGACCGACTGTAAAAGACGACACAGCCGAGCGCTGTTAAACGTCCAGAAGGCCGTCCTCGATATCCTCACTCACGAACCACGGTTCAATCGTACTGTGAAGCCCGAGTTCCAG ATTATGGTAGTTGGTATACCGAATGTTGGGAAGTCTTCTTTGATTAATACGTGGAGATCTCATAACATGGGAACGAAGAAGAGTGCTGTGCTTGAAG TACGCGTGCAGAATCGAGTGCGAGTTATGGACAAACCTCCTGTTTATGTACTGGATACACCGGGAGTGCTGTCACCGTCCACTAGAAACACGGATGAG GTGATGAAATTAGCTTTGTGTAACCTGATCTTGGAAAGTGCTACGAATCCACGATATGTTGCTGATTATCTTCTTTACTGGCTGAATAG GACTGGTGACTACTCCTATATCAAACATCTGGAAATCTCAGGCGAACCAACTGACGATATCGATAGGTTGTTGCTAAGGATATGTGTAGCAAAA GATTTCCGTACTCGATGCCTCACTGGGACAACGTACGAGGATCGTTGGGATTTTGATCGTGCAATTGCAATGTTTATAAAACTATTCAGAAAAG GCACGTTATGCGTGAACTGGTCCCTAATTCCTTACGAATTGAAAAACTGCTCCTCGTACATTTCCCTACCGACAATATAA
- a CDS encoding hypothetical protein (NECATOR_CHRV.G20762.T1), with translation MASLVSAAARNAFARALPAVRTITTVGTASGEPCQIRDEYVLPSNFDYRVWFPMHMFVQLKKMEGKLRSVDLIVEVHDARIPVSGRNSTFMKQFCSIRPHVLVMNKMDLINMGKYKQPIEDYYRHEHGITNIIWTDCKRRHSRALLNVQKAVLDILTHEPRFNRTVKPEFQIMVVGIPNVGKSSLINTWRSHNMGTKKSAVLEVRVQNRVRVMDKPPVYVLDTPGVLSPSTRNTDEVMKLALCNLILESATNPRYVADYLLYWLNRTGDYSYIKHLEISGEPTDDIDRLLLRICVAKDFRTRCLTGTTYEDRWDFDRAIAMFIKLFRKGIFKDCCLDKEILRPYL, from the exons ATGGCCTCCTTAGTCAGCGCGGCGGCTAGGAACGCCTTTGCTAGGGCTTTACCAGCTGTGAGGACCATTACCACGGTTGGAACAGCTTCAG GTGAACCGTGCCAAATTCGTGACGAATATGTTTTGCCATCGAATTTTGACTATAGAGTATGGTTTCCTATGCATATGTTCgtacaattgaaaaaaatggaaggcAAATTACGGTCCGTTGACCTTATTGTTGAG GTTCACGATGCAAGAATTCCAGTGAGCGGGCGGAACTCTACCTTCATGAAGCAATTTTGCTCCATCCGCCCACATGTGTTAGTGATGAATAAGATGGATCTGATCAATATGGGGAAGTACAA ACAACCTATAGAGGATTATTATCGTCATGAACACGGTATTACTAATATTATCTGGACCGACTGTAAAAGACGACACAGCCGAGCGCTGTTAAACGTCCAGAAGGCCGTCCTCGATATCCTCACTCACGAACCACGGTTCAATCGTACTGTGAAGCCCGAGTTCCAG ATTATGGTAGTTGGTATACCGAATGTTGGGAAGTCTTCTTTGATTAATACGTGGAGATCTCATAACATGGGAACGAAGAAGAGTGCTGTGCTTGAAG TACGCGTGCAGAATCGAGTGCGAGTTATGGACAAACCTCCTGTTTATGTACTGGATACACCGGGAGTGCTGTCACCGTCCACTAGAAACACGGATGAG GTGATGAAATTAGCTTTGTGTAACCTGATCTTGGAAAGTGCTACGAATCCACGATATGTTGCTGATTATCTTCTTTACTGGCTGAATAG GACTGGTGACTACTCCTATATCAAACATCTGGAAATCTCAGGCGAACCAACTGACGATATCGATAGGTTGTTGCTAAGGATATGTGTAGCAAAA GATTTCCGTACTCGATGCCTCACTGGGACAACGTACGAGGATCGTTGGGATTTTGATCGTGCAATTGCAATGTTTATAAAACTATTCAGAAAAGGTATCTTTAAGGATTGCTGTTTAGATAAGGAGATTCTTCGACCATACTTATAA
- a CDS encoding hypothetical protein (NECATOR_CHRV.G20763.T2) has protein sequence MSSARRLLTSSARWSFRKKLFVYGGSTILLGSGAAIYRSVDSLEDVKQVGLIRFGRAAVTVAKIVVDYKSSLRGLSDPSDDYNAAIKQCHKRSATRLLELACANGGVFIKVGQHLSAMEYLIPSEYTSTLSVLTSKAPEASLEDVIYVIESQLGKKVDEVFSEFCEKPIGAASLAQVHIAKLKENDKKVAVKVQHRRVYKNSRTDINTMEVLVKLADKIFPEFKLMWLVEEVKKNLPHELDFILEAKNADRLAEMFKHLKFLKIPEMYYEYSTPRLLTMEFCEGEHIDDIDYMIKNKINRHDVCRKMGRLYSEMIFLNGYLHSDPHPGNVLVNKKENGEVEIVLLDHGLYLDIDDRFRGLYADLWLALLAPDPDKLRSVAAEMGVGELYGLFACIVARRSWKAVSQGIKSKKMDNDEKDELRLYAASLIPQISEVLHRMPRQMLLILKTNDLLRNLEHVLGTENRSDAHIEMSRCVVRTHYELKLKNLNRSIWETLRIRLRLFWALFKIQSYEWYLITRDTFPFRFYMQLVTRFK, from the exons ATGTCCTCTGCTCGGCGGTTGCTAACGTCTTCCGCAAGATGGTCATTCAGAAAGAAG CTTTTCGTTTACGGCGGGTCTACGATCCTTCTAGGAAGTGGGGCAGCAATTTACCGTTCTGTCGACTCACTCGAAGATGTGAAACAAGTGGGACTAATTCGATTTGGTAGAGCAGCAGTTACG GTTGCAAAAATTGTTGTGGACTACAAATCATCGTTACGTGGCCTATCCGATCCCTCCGACGACTACAACGCCGCTATTAAACAGTGCCACAAGAGGAGTGCGACACGATTGCTCGAATTAGCATGCGCCAACGGTGGCGTCTTCATCAAG GTAGGTCAACATCTCTCCGCCATGGAGTACCTCATCCCGAGCGAATACACATCAACGTTATCAGTATTGACATCGAAGGCTCCGGAAGCATCATTGGAGGATGTGATCTACGTGATCGAATCACAGCTGGGCAAAAAA GTTGATGAGGTGTTCTCGGAGTTTTGTGAAAAACCAATAGGCGCAGCCAGCCTTGCTCAAGTCCATATTGCAAAATTAAAG GAGAATGATAAGAAGGTTGCCGTGAAGGTGCAACATCGCCGAGTATATAAAAATAGCAGAACTGATATCAATACCATGGAG GTCTTGGTAAAATTGGCAGACAAAATTTTCCCCGAGTTCAAACTGATGTGGTTggtagaagaagtgaaaaagaatttaCCACATGAATTGGATTTTATACTTGAAGCAAAGAATGCGGATCGATTGGCTGAAATGTTCAAACACCTTAAATTCTTGAAG atcccGGAAATGTACTATGAATACAGTACTCCCCGACTATTAACCATGGAATTCTGTGAAGGCGAGCACATTGATGACATCGATTACatgatcaaaaacaaaattaatagGCATGAC GTCTGTCGCAAAATGGGCAGGTTATACTCAGAAATGATTTTCCTTAATGGCTATCTGCATTCCGATCCACATCCGGGCAATGTTCTGGTTAATAAGAAGGAAAATGGCGAGGTGGAGATTGTCCTGCTCGATCATGGACTCTATTTG GACATCGATGATAGATTCAGAGGACTCTATGCTGATCTTTGGCTTGCCCTTTTGGCACCTGATCCAGACAAATTGAGG agtgtAGCCGCAGAAATGGGTGTCGGTGAGCTGTATGGACTGTTTGCGTGTATTGTTGCTAGAAGGTCATGGAAAGCTGTTTCACAAGGAATTAAGAGTAAAAAGATGGACAATGACGAG AAAGACGAGTTACGGCTGTATGCTGCCTCACTGATCCCACAGATCAGCGAAGTATTACATCGGATGCCTCGACAAATGCTCCTCATTTTGAAGACTAATGATCTACTCAGGAACCTCGAGCATGTTTTGGGAACCGAGAATCGTTCAGATGCACACATTGAG ATGTCAAGATGTGTAGTGCGAACGCACTATGAACTTAAACTCAAAAATCTCAACCGCAGCATTTGGGAGACGCTACGAATACGATTGAGATTATTCTGGGcattattcaaaattcaatcGTATGAATGGTACCTCATAACAAGAGATACGTTCCCGTTTAG GTTCTACATGCAGTTGGTAACACGATTTAAATGA
- a CDS encoding hypothetical protein (NECATOR_CHRV.G20763.T1): MSSARRLLTSSARWSFRKKLFVYGGSTILLGSGAAIYRSVDSLEDVKQVGLIRFGRAAVTVAKIVVDYKSSLRGLSDPSDDYNAAIKQCHKRSATRLLELACANGGVFIKVGQHLSAMEYLIPSEYTSTLSVLTSKAPEASLEDVIYVIESQLGKKVDEVFSEFCEKPIGAASLAQVHIAKLKENDKKVAVKVQHRRVYKNSRTDINTMEVLVKLADKIFPEFKLMWLVEEVKKNLPHELDFILEAKNADRLAEMFKHLKFLKIPEMYYEYSTPRLLTMEFCEGEHIDDIDYMIKNKINRHDVCRKMGRLYSEMIFLNGYLHSDPHPGNVLVNKKENGEVEIVLLDHGLYLDIDDRFRGLYADLWLALLAPDPDKLRSVAAEMGVGELYGLFACIVARRSWKAVSQGIKSKKMDNDEKDELRLYAASLIPQISEVLHRMPRQMLLILKTNDLLRNLEHVLGTENRSDAHIEMSRCVVRTHYELKLKNLNRSIWETLRIRLRLFWALFKIQSYEWYLITRDTFPFRYLLL, from the exons ATGTCCTCTGCTCGGCGGTTGCTAACGTCTTCCGCAAGATGGTCATTCAGAAAGAAG CTTTTCGTTTACGGCGGGTCTACGATCCTTCTAGGAAGTGGGGCAGCAATTTACCGTTCTGTCGACTCACTCGAAGATGTGAAACAAGTGGGACTAATTCGATTTGGTAGAGCAGCAGTTACG GTTGCAAAAATTGTTGTGGACTACAAATCATCGTTACGTGGCCTATCCGATCCCTCCGACGACTACAACGCCGCTATTAAACAGTGCCACAAGAGGAGTGCGACACGATTGCTCGAATTAGCATGCGCCAACGGTGGCGTCTTCATCAAG GTAGGTCAACATCTCTCCGCCATGGAGTACCTCATCCCGAGCGAATACACATCAACGTTATCAGTATTGACATCGAAGGCTCCGGAAGCATCATTGGAGGATGTGATCTACGTGATCGAATCACAGCTGGGCAAAAAA GTTGATGAGGTGTTCTCGGAGTTTTGTGAAAAACCAATAGGCGCAGCCAGCCTTGCTCAAGTCCATATTGCAAAATTAAAG GAGAATGATAAGAAGGTTGCCGTGAAGGTGCAACATCGCCGAGTATATAAAAATAGCAGAACTGATATCAATACCATGGAG GTCTTGGTAAAATTGGCAGACAAAATTTTCCCCGAGTTCAAACTGATGTGGTTggtagaagaagtgaaaaagaatttaCCACATGAATTGGATTTTATACTTGAAGCAAAGAATGCGGATCGATTGGCTGAAATGTTCAAACACCTTAAATTCTTGAAG atcccGGAAATGTACTATGAATACAGTACTCCCCGACTATTAACCATGGAATTCTGTGAAGGCGAGCACATTGATGACATCGATTACatgatcaaaaacaaaattaatagGCATGAC GTCTGTCGCAAAATGGGCAGGTTATACTCAGAAATGATTTTCCTTAATGGCTATCTGCATTCCGATCCACATCCGGGCAATGTTCTGGTTAATAAGAAGGAAAATGGCGAGGTGGAGATTGTCCTGCTCGATCATGGACTCTATTTG GACATCGATGATAGATTCAGAGGACTCTATGCTGATCTTTGGCTTGCCCTTTTGGCACCTGATCCAGACAAATTGAGG agtgtAGCCGCAGAAATGGGTGTCGGTGAGCTGTATGGACTGTTTGCGTGTATTGTTGCTAGAAGGTCATGGAAAGCTGTTTCACAAGGAATTAAGAGTAAAAAGATGGACAATGACGAG AAAGACGAGTTACGGCTGTATGCTGCCTCACTGATCCCACAGATCAGCGAAGTATTACATCGGATGCCTCGACAAATGCTCCTCATTTTGAAGACTAATGATCTACTCAGGAACCTCGAGCATGTTTTGGGAACCGAGAATCGTTCAGATGCACACATTGAG ATGTCAAGATGTGTAGTGCGAACGCACTATGAACTTAAACTCAAAAATCTCAACCGCAGCATTTGGGAGACGCTACGAATACGATTGAGATTATTCTGGGcattattcaaaattcaatcGTATGAATGGTACCTCATAACAAGAGATACGTTCCCGTTTAGGTATCTGTTATTGTAA
- a CDS encoding hypothetical protein (NECATOR_CHRV.G20764.T1), translating to MLRVLTNSQRFLCSVWKRSLSSTPSVPSQEIPEENVASEPDPVSDGDQDAITRTTEKYSLDAISRLKLDQYPFYVEREWWKKGKRMTFWATWRQLRDVRRRELIQETGADRMRLKALKWNTILPQAVRDDAADQLSKMSKYAIPRLVLNMCMFTGRQRGKIKPYRLNRHLFRKLADHSKLSGVQRAMW from the exons ATGTTGCGGGTGTTGACAAATAGTCAACGGTTTTTATGTTCTGTTTGGAAGCGTTCATTGTCATCAACTCCTTCGGTTCCGAGTCAAGAAATTCCCGAAGAG AATGTGGCTAGCGAACCTGACCCAGTTTCGGATGGTGACCAGGACGCGATTACCAGGACGACGGAAAAATATTCGCTAGATGCTATTTCACGCTTGAA ACTCGACCAATATCCGTTCTATGTGGAGCGAGAGTggtggaaaaaaggaaaacgaatGACATTCTGGGCAACGTGGCGTCAATTGAGAGATGTGAG ACGACGCGAACTAATTCAAGAAACTGGCGCTGACCGAATGCGTCTGAAAGCTTTGAAATGGAACACCATACTTCCACAG GCGGTTCGAGATGATGCTGCAGATCAGCTTTCTAAAATGTCAAAATACGCTATCCCGAGATTGGTTCTTAATATGTGCATGTTTACGGGTCGACAGCGAGGAAAGATAAAGCCTTACCGCCTAAATAGACATTTATTCAG GAAGTTGGCTGACCACAGCAAACTAAGTGGTGTTCAGCGAGCCATGTGGTGA